Within Gaiella occulta, the genomic segment CGTGCGCAAGCACCGGCTGATCGAGCGCTTCCTCACCGACTTCATGGGGTACACGCCGTACGAGTCGCACGAGAAGGCCGACGAGATGGGCGACACGTTCAGCGACGAGATGATCGAGCGCATCAACGAGCGTCTCGGCTTCCCCGACCGCTGCCCGCACGGCTGGCCGGTCGAGACCGACGTCGAGCAGGCCGAGAACGCCGGGCTCGTCTCGCTCGCCGAGCTCGAGCCCGGTCGGGAGGCAGAGATCGTCCGGCTCGCCGAGCACGACGGCGACCTGCTGCACTGGTTCTACGACGAGGGCTTCGTGCCCGGCTCGACCGTCGAGGTGCGCGAGGCGCAGCCGGCCGCGGGACAGTTCAAGATCGTCCTCGCGGGGGACGAGCGCGGCATCGCCCAGAAGGCGGCCCAGGGCATGTACGTGCGACCGGCCGCGTAGCCGCGCGCCGGCCCCGACGCGCCTCAGCGCGCGACGACGAGGGCCGCACGGCGGATCGCCGTGGCGCCGTTGGCGTCGCGTGCGCGAAGAACGACGGTCACGCTACCCGCCCGCCTCGGCGTACCGGCGATGCGCCCGTCGGGCCGAAGCCGCAACCCCGTCGGCAGCGTGCCCGACACGACCGCCCACCGGTATGGAGGGGCGCCTCCGTCCGCGGAGAGGCGCGTCTCGTACTTGCGCCCGAGGCGCGCCACGGAGAGGCCGCTCGCGGGGAGCACGATCGACGGCGGATCCTCCTGCGGCACGAGCGCCGCGCGCAGTAGCGTGGCGAGCGCAACGCCCCCGGCGCGGGTGAGGTGGAGCCCGTCGTTCTGGAACCAGCCGGGGTACGCGCGCGCGTACTCGTTCCAGTCGACGATCGTCAGCTCCGGATGTGCGGCTGCGGCCGCCCAGAGGTCGGCGTTCATCGTGAGATACGGCCGGCGCGCGGCCCTCAGGGTCGCCCAGAGGATGCGCTCGACGCCCGCCCCGAGCAGCCCCCGGACCGAGGCCTCCACGCTCGAGGCGAAGGTTCGCTGGAAGTCGTTGTAGCCCACGACCATGATCACGGTGGGCCCGACGCGAGGGCCGAGCGACGCCACGAGGTCGACGACCGTCGAGGCCTGGCTGCCCTCGTACGGGCAGCTCTCGCCCGTGAGCCGCCGGCACACCGCGACCTGCATCTGGAGATCGACCCCCTGCCCGAGGATCGCGAGCGCCTTCTCGTTCCACAGCACTCCGGTCGCCACCGAGTCGCCAATCACGGTCACGCGCGCAGGGGGAACCGCGGCCGAGCTCGAGGCCGGCAGGGCGACGGCTGCAAAAGCCACGATCGCGAGCGCGGTTCGGAGTGCTCGACGCACCTTCGCCCCATGGTGCCCGATCGGGGGCCCCGATCGCAACGCCCCCACCCCCACTCAACGGAACGGCGATCGACGCCCCTGCCTCGCCCGGGCGACCAGGCGAGGTGGGGTCGCCACGCGAGGGCGGCGCGCGAGCTCAGAACATCGCGCCGGCGCGGCCGGCGGGAACGATGGCAGCACCGCGGCGGTCGCCGAACCCGTGACTCGGCCCCATGTCGCGGCCGAATCCTGGCCCGAAGCCCTCGGGCCGCGTACCGTTGACGAGATCGGCGACGCGCTGCTTCAGGTCGGCCTTCGACCTCGTCGCCTGCTCCTTCGTCAGCCCACCGGCGGCGACGCCCGCGTCGCCGGCCTCGACGCCGGCGCCGAAGCGGAGGACGTGCGGTTCGACCTCGTCGCGGCGGACGCGATCGAGCGCACGAGGCGGAACTTCCCGGGCGTGTCCTTCGACGTTCGCCTGGAGGAGTCGGTCGTGCGCCAGGTGGCGGACGCCCACGGTGGCACCGTCCGCGCCGAGGTAGCCGGCGTCGGCGGCACCCAGATGCGGCTGACCCTCCCGGCCGGGACGCCGGCGCCCGAGGTCACGGAGCCACCGCTCGCCACGGCGTAGCCGCCCGCCTCCACCTCTCCGCCGCTCCAAAGCTCATGGCCGTTCTCCGGCGCGGAGGAGGCGTCGAGCGCGCAGCGCCCGAGCGAGCACGGTTGCGCGCGATGACGCGACCGCCGGGCGCACCCATCGCCTCACGCGGTTGCACGACGGGAGCGTGATCGTCGGCGAGGCGGGCGAGGGCGACCCGGCGAGGGCCTACGAGACCTGCACGGGAGCGCCGAGCCCGGCGGCCGCGCGCAGGATGTCGGCCTTGTCGGTCAGCTCCCAGGTGAAGTCGTGCTCCTCGCGGCCGAAGTGCCCGTACGCGGCGGTCTTCATGTAGATCGGCCGGCGCAGGTCGAGGTCGCGGATGATCGCGCCCGGCCGCAGGTCGAAGTGCTCGCCGATCAGCTTCTCGATCGTCGCGAGCGCCACGTGCTCGGTGCCGAAGCAGTCGACGAGCACGCTGAGCGGGTGCGCGACCCCGATCGCGTAGGCGACCTGGATCTGGCAGCGGTCGGCGAGACCTGCCGCGACGACGTTCTTCGCCACGTAGCGCGCCGCGTAGGCGGCCGAGCGGTCGACCTTCGTCGGGTCCTTGCCGGAGAACGCGCCGCCGCCGTGCGGGGCGGCGCCGCCGTAGGTGTCGACGATGATCTTGCGGCCGGTGAGGCCCGTGTCGCCCATGGGGCCGCCGATGACGAACTTGCCGGTCGGGTTCACGTAGACGAAGTCGCGGTCGTAGAAGCGCTTCTCGTCGTACAGGTCGTGCGGCAGGATCGGACGCAGCACGTGGTCGATCAGGTCGGGCTTGATCAGCGTCTCCGCGTCGAGGCCGTCGCGATGCTGGGTCGAGACGAGTACGCGCTCGATCTCGACCGGGCGCTGGCACCCGTGCTCGTCCACCTCGTAGCGCACCGTCACCTGCGCCTTGCCGTCCGGCCGCAGGTACGGCAGCACCTCCGCCTTGCGCACCGCCGACAGCCGGTGCGTGATGCGGTGCGCGAGCTGGATCGGCAGCGGCATCAGCTCGGCCGTCTCGTTCGACGCGTAGCCGAACATCATCCCCTGGTCGCCCGCGCCGACGCGGTCGATCGGGTCGCGGTCGCCGTGCTGCACCTCGAACGACTCGTCGACGCCCTGCGCGATGTCGGGCGACTGCTCGTCGAGCGCGACGACGACGCCGCAGGTGTCGGCGTCGAAGCCGTACTTGGCCCGCGTGTAGCCGATGTCGCCGACCGTTCGACGCACGAGGCGCGGGATGTCGACGTAGGTCGTCGTCGTGACCTCGCCCGCGACGACGACGAGCCCCGTCGTGATCAGCGTCTCGCAGGCGACGCGACCTTCGGGGTCGTGCTCGAGCACCGCGTCGAGCACGGCATCCGAGATCTGGTCGGCGATCTTGTCGGGATGCCCCTCGGTGACGGACTCGGAGCTGAACTGGAACGAGCGCACGCTCATCGAGGCCACAGCCTACCTGGTGGACGGACGGGTCACTCCGCGGTTGGCTCCCGCCGCATCAGGCTCGCCACGAGGTCGGTCAGCGGCAGGCCGCCGAGCACCGCGCACACGCCCTCCGTGATCGGCATCTCGACCTCGAGGCGGTGCGCGAGATCGCGCAGCAGCGGAGCCGTCGTCAGGCCCTCCACGACCGTGCCGATCTGCGCGGCCGCCTGCGCCGGCGCCGTCCCCTGCGCGATCAGCTCCCCGGCGCGCCGGTTGCGCCCCGACGCCGACCAGCAGGTGACGACGAGGTCGCCCATGCCGGCGAGGCCGGCGAAGGTCTCCGGCCTGCCGCCGGCGACCTCTGCGAGCCTGCCCATCTCGGCAAGCCCACGGGTGACGAGCGCCGCCTTCGCGTTGTCGCCGAGCCCGAGCCCGTCGGCGGCGCCGGCTGCGAGCGCGATCACGTTCTTGGCGGCGGCACACAGCTCGACGCCGACGACGTCGTCGTTGACGTAGACGCGGAACCCCGGCGAGGTGATCGCGCGCTGCAGCTCGAGCGCGAGCGCCGCGTCGTCGCAGGCGACGACCGCCGCGGCGGGCAGCCCGCGCCCGATCTCGTCGGCGATGTTCGGGCCCGACAGCACCGCCGCCGGTCGCCCGCGCACGAGCGTCGAGAGGCGGACGCCCGTGGCCGGATCGAGGCCCTTCGTGAGGCTCAGCAGCGGCGCCGTCCCCGGCAGCCCCGCCACGACGGACGCGAAGGCGGCGCTCGGCACGGCGACGACGACGAGGCTCGCCTCGGCGATCGGGGCCGACTCGATCGTCGCCGCGCGGATGCCGCTCAGGTCGACGCCGCGCAGATAGCGGGGGTTACGGCCGCTCTCGGCGATCGCGGCCGCCTGCGCCGCGTCCCTGCAGGCGAGCGTCACCTCGTGCCCGCGCTCGCGCAGCAGGGCGGCGAACGCCGTTCCCCACGAGCCCCCGCCGACGACGACGGCGCGCACCGCGCTACTCGCTCTTGACGAAGTCGATCGACACGGGAACACCCTCGAGCGAGAAGCACTTGCGCAGCTCGTTCTCCACCCAGTAGCCGTAGTCGCGGGTGACGAGCCCCGGGTCGTTGACGAAGATGCGAATGCGCGGCGGCCGTGTGCTCACCTGCGTCCCGTACATCAGCTTGAGCCGCCGGCCGCGCTCGCCCTGCGGGCCCGGGCGGGCCTCCCTCAGCTCGCCGAGCGCCCGGTTCAGCTCGCCGGTGGTGATGCGCCCGCTGTGCTTCGCGAACAGCTCCTCGACCTTGTCGAGCACGCGGTTGACGCCGCGGCCGGTCTTCGCGGAGACGGCGATCACCGGCGGGCGCTGGCGCAGGCGGCGTGCGAGGTGCCCCTCCGCCTCGACGATGTCGAGCTCGCTCACGTCCCACTTCGACAGCAGGGCGAGGGTCGAGCAGCCCGCCTTGCGGGCCACGTCGGCGACCGCCAGGTCCTGCTCGACGATCCCCTCCGACGAGTCGAACAGCACGAGCGCGACGTCCGCCCGCCCGGCCGCCTCGAGCGCGCGCAGCTCCGAGTAGTACTCGATCCCCTGCCGCTGCTTGCGCTTGCGGCGCAGACCGGCCGTGTCGACGAGCACGAAGGTGGTGTCGCCGCGCTTCAGCACCGTGTCGATCGCGTCGCGGGTCGTGCCCGGGACATCGGAGACGATGACGCGCTCGCGGCCGACGAGGCGGTTGAGCAGGGACGACTTGCCCACGTTGGGCCGGCCGAGGATGGCGACGCGGATCGCCTCCTGCCCGATCGCGACCTCGCCCGTGCCCGGCAGCCGCGCGACGATCTCGTCGAGCAGATCGCCGCTACCGTGGCCGTGCAGGCCCGACAGCGGCCACGGCTCGCCCAGGCCGAGCCGGTGGAAGACGGCGGCGTCGGTGTCGCGCCGGGGATCGTCGATCTTGTTGGCGAGGACGATCGTGGGGCGCTTGGCCGCGCGCAGGATCGCCGCCAGCTCCTCGTCGCCGGGCGTGATGCCGGCCCGCGCGTCGACGACGAACAGCACGAGATCGGCCTCCTCGATCGCGGCGCGCGCCTGCTCGGCGATCTTCGACCCGAACGGCCCGCCGTCCGCCGCGTCGACGCCGCCGGTGTCCACGAGCCGGAACCACGTCCCCGTCCACTCGCACAGGAGCTCCTTGCGGTCGCGCGTCACACCGGGCGTCTCGTGGACGACGGCGGCGCGGCTCTGCGTGAGGCGGTTGATCAGGGTCGACTTGCCCACGTTCGGGAACCCGACGATCGCGACGGTGCCGGCGATCGCGCGGGACTCCTCGGGCTCCGCGTCGCGCCTGCTCATCGCGGCGGCACGCCGTCCGGGCGTCCGAGCGCGTGCATCTCGACGAGGAAGTCGAACAGCGCGCGGATCTTCGCCTGCAGCAGCGCGGACGCCTCCTTGTAGCCCTTGCCGCCCCTGGGCAGGCCTTCGAACGAGAACGCCTCGCCCCAGGCGATGGAGACGGGATGGAAGTTGCCGGGTCGCCAGGTCTGCGAGCCGTGCACCGCGACGGGGATCACGGGCACGTCCTCCTGCAGCGCCACCATCGCCGCTCCCGGCTGCAGCTCACCGGGCACGCCGGAGCGCTGCCGCGTGCCCTCGGCGAACAGGCCGAGCGCGAGCCCGTCGCGGACGACCTGCCGCATCGTGCGCACCGCTTCCCGGTCGGACTCGCCGCGACGGACGGGGAAGCAGCCGAACGCCCGGATCATGGTGCCGAGCCCGGGCGCGCGGTGCGCCTCGATCTTGGCCATGTAGTAGATCGTGCGCGGGCACGCCGCGCCGAGCGCCGCCGGATCGATCCAGTGGAAGTGGTTGCACGCGATCACGAGGCCACCCTCCAGCGGGACGCGCTCCTTGCCGTACACCTTCAGGCGCGCGCCCACCCTGACGGCGCCGCCGATCGTCGGCCGCCCGATCGCCCAGACCTTGTCCGCGGCGGTCACCCGACCCGCTCCCGCACGAGCCCCTCGATGCGGGCGACGACCTCGTCGAGGGAGAGGTCGGTGGTGTCGACCTCGACGGCGTCCTCGGCGCGGTGCGTGTTGGCGGCATCGCGCTCGTCCCGGCGGCGCAGCTCGTCGGCGAGCGTTGCCACCGTGAGGCCGTCGCGCTCCGCGTGGCGCCGCAGCGCGCGCACCCGCGGGTCGGCCACGAGCCACACCTTGAGATCGGCGTGCGGGACGACGACGACGCCGATGTCGCGGCCCTCGATGACCGAGTCGCCCTGCTCGCCCAGCGCCCGCTGGCGCTCCCGCATCACCTCGCGCACCTCCGGGTGGCGGGCGACGACGGGTACGGCGGCGTCGATCTCGGCCTGGCGGATCTCGGCGGTGACGTCGCGCCCCGCGATCGCGACGGCATCGCCGGCGCCGAACTCGACCGGGCGCTCGCGCGCGAGCCGCGCGAGCGCGGTGGCATCGTCGAGAGCGGTGCCGGTCTGCAACGCGAGCCAGGTGAGCGCGCGGTACATCGCCCCTGTGTCCAGGTAGCGGAATCCGAGGCGCCGCGCCAGAGCGCGTGCGACGGAGCTCTTGCCGGCCCCGGCGGGGCCGTCGATGGCGACGATCATTCGGCGGCTTCCCTCCGCAGGGAGTCGAGGAGCTCGAAGAAGCCGGGGAAGCTTACTGCCACGCACTCCGCGTCCTCGATCTCGACGCCCCGCCGGGAGGCGAGCGCCGCGATCGCGCCGAGCATCGCGATGCGATGGTCGCCCCGGCTCGCGATGCGGCCGCCGTGGGGGCGCGCCGGCACGCCGCGGATGCGGAAGCCGTCGTCGACGGCGCGGACGTGCTGCCCGAGCGCGCGCAGCGCGTCGGCGGTCGCCTCGATGCGGTCGCTCTCCTTGGCGCGCAGCTCGCCGGCGCCGCGCAGCACGCTGTCGCCGTGCGCGCACGACGCGGCGAGCACGAACAGCGGCAGCTCGTCGATCGCCGACGGCACCTCCGCGCCCGTCACGGCCGTGGCGACGAGGTCGGCGGAGCGCACCTCGAGGTCGCCCGCGGGCTCTCCCGCGATCTGCCGCCGGTTGTACACGGTCACGTTCGCGCCCATGCGCGCGAGGATGCCGAGCAGCCCGGTACGGCGCGGGTTGAGGTTGACGCCGTGGATGTGGAGCTCCGAGCCGGGAACGAGCGTCGCGGCGACGATGAACGGCGCCGCCGAGGAGAAGTCCCCGGGGATCTCGATCTCCCCCAGCGCGAGCCGCGCGGCGGGCCGGACGGAGACGCTCGTCTGCCGGCGCACGATCGTCGCCCCCGCCGCCGCCAGCATCAGCTCCGTGTGGTCACGCGTGGGCACGGGCTCGACCACGGTCGTCTCGCCGTCGGCGGAGAGGCCGGCGAGCAGGATCGCGGACTTCACCTGGGCGCTCGCGACCGGCAGCTCGTAGGTGACGGCGTGCAGGGGCCGGCCCTCGATCACGAGCGGAAGGTGCCCGTCCTCGCTCTCGACGGCGGCGCCCATCAGGCGAAGCGGCTCGGTCACGCGGCCCATCGGTCGGGCGCTCAGCGACGCGTCGCCCGTGAGCGTGAACCGCTGCCCCTCCTGGCCGGCGAGCATGCCGGCGAGCAGGCGCACGAGCGTGCCGGCGTTGCGGCAGTCGATCGGCTTCGCGGGCGCGCCGAGGCCACGGAGCCCCTTGCCGAACACGTGCAGCGTCTCGTCGTCGTACTCGTAGACGGTGATGCCGAGGGCGCGCACGGCCTCGATCGTGGCCTCGGTGTCGGCAGAGCGCCCGAAGCCCGTCACGCGCGTCTCACCGTCGCAGAGTGCTCCCAGGAGCACGGCGCGATGCGAGATCGACTTGTCGCCGGGCACCGCCATGTGCCCGACGATCCGGTGCATCGGCTCCACCCTCACGCCGCCCTCCGCCCCTCGCGCCGCCCGCACGCGCCGGGCCGCACGGCACGAGCCCGCAGCGGACGGTCACGAGCACCGGAGCCGTCTCCCTCCCGCAGACATCCCCACGAGGCGCCGGCGGGCATGCGGCGGCGAAGCGGGAGAGCGAGCCGCGTCACTCGTCGATCACCGGCGCCACGACGACGCCGTAGCCCTGGGCCTCGAGGAGGTTCGCCGCGCGCCCGGCCTCCCTCTCCCCGGCGACGAGGATCGTGAGCGTGCCGCCGCGGTCGGTCGAGAGGTGCTCCATCTCGAAGTCCTCGACGTTGATGCGCTCGGCGCCGAGCGCCTGGAAGATCCCCGCGAGCACGCCCGGCCGGTCGGGAAGGTGCACGCGCAGCCGCTGCAGCGCGCCCGGGTCGTCGTAGGCGGTGGCGAGCAGGCGCCGCCGGTTTCCCGCCGCCTCGGCGATCCAGCGTGCGAGGAAGCCCGCATCGCCCGCCGCAAGCGCCGCCTCGACCTGCTCCAGGCGGCGGCGCTGGTCGCCGAGCGCCGCGGCGAGCGCCTCGCGGTTGTCGAGGAAGATGTCGACCCAGATCCTCGGGTTCGCGCCGGCCACGCGCGTCATGTCGCGCAGCGAGCCGCCGGCCGCCTGCAGCGGGTCGTGGCCGTCGATGCGCGAGGCGCCGGCCTGGTTCAGCAGCACGTTGGCGAGCACGTGGGGCAGATGGCTCGTCAGCGCGACGAGCCGGTCGTGGGCGTCGGGGTCGATGGCCACCGGCCGCGCGCCGAGCGCCGTCACGAAGCCGTGCACTCTGCGCAGCAGCCCCGGCCCCGTGCCCGCGGCGGGTGTCAGGAACCACGTCGCTCCCTCGAACAGCTCCGCGCTGGCGCGCTCCGGCCCGCGGGTCTCGGCGCCGCAGATCGGATGGCCGCCGATGAAGCGCCCGTCGCCGCCTGCGGCTGCGCACACGGCGCTCTTCGTCGAGCCGACGTCGGTGACGGCGCACCCCTGCGAGGCGGCGTCGAGCACGCCGCGCACGGTCGCCGGCAGCTCCGCCACCGGGGCGGCGACGACGACGAGATCCGCGCCGGCGACCGCCTCCGCGAGCGTCCCCGCCGCCTCGACCGCACCGCGCTCGGCCGCGACGCGCAGCACGTCGCCGTCGGGATCCCAGCCGCTCACCCGGCCCGCGCCCGCGCGGCGCGCGGCGAGACCGGCGGACGCGCCGATCAGGCCCGTCCCCACGACGGCGACTCGCCCCAGCACGGCCCCTCCTACCCTCGCATCAGCTCGGCGACCCGGAACGCGAGATCGAGCGACTGGCGCGCGTTCAGGCGAGGGTCGCAGAGCGTCTCGTAGCGATGGTCGAGCTGCTCCTCGAGCACCGCCTCGGCGCCGCCGAGGCACTCGGTCACGTCCTCGCCGGTGATCTCGAGGTGGACGCCGCCGGGCCACGTTCCGACGGCCCGGTGCGCGGCGAAGAACCCCTCGATCTCGCGCATGACGTCGTCGAAGCGCCGCGTCTTCACGCCCGAGGCGGTCCTGAAGACGTTCGCGTGCATCGGGTCGCACGCCCACACGACCGGGATCCCGCTCTCGCGTACGGCGCGCAGGAGCGGCGGCAGCAGCTCCCGCACCCGGTCTGCGCCCATGCGCGCGATCAGCGTCAGGCGGCCGGGCAGGCGGCGCGGGTTGAGCCGCTCGCACAGCGCCACCACCTCGTCGGCGGTGGCGGCCGGGCCGAGCTTCACCCCGATCGGGTTGTGCACGCCGGAGAAGAACTCGACGTGCGCGCCGTCGAGCTCGCGCGTGCGCTCGCCGATCCAGAGCATGTGGGCGGAGCACGCGTACCAGTCGCCCGTGAGCGAGTCCTTGCGCGTGAGCGGCTCCTCGTAGTCGAGAAGCAGGCCCTCGTGGCTCGTCCACACGTCGAC encodes:
- a CDS encoding prephenate dehydrogenase/arogenate dehydrogenase family protein — encoded protein: MLGRVAVVGTGLIGASAGLAARRAGAGRVSGWDPDGDVLRVAAERGAVEAAGTLAEAVAGADLVVVAAPVAELPATVRGVLDAASQGCAVTDVGSTKSAVCAAAGGDGRFIGGHPICGAETRGPERASAELFEGATWFLTPAAGTGPGLLRRVHGFVTALGARPVAIDPDAHDRLVALTSHLPHVLANVLLNQAGASRIDGHDPLQAAGGSLRDMTRVAGANPRIWVDIFLDNREALAAALGDQRRRLEQVEAALAAGDAGFLARWIAEAAGNRRRLLATAYDDPGALQRLRVHLPDRPGVLAGIFQALGAERINVEDFEMEHLSTDRGGTLTILVAGEREAGRAANLLEAQGYGVVVAPVIDE
- the metK gene encoding methionine adenosyltransferase gives rise to the protein MSVRSFQFSSESVTEGHPDKIADQISDAVLDAVLEHDPEGRVACETLITTGLVVVAGEVTTTTYVDIPRLVRRTVGDIGYTRAKYGFDADTCGVVVALDEQSPDIAQGVDESFEVQHGDRDPIDRVGAGDQGMMFGYASNETAELMPLPIQLAHRITHRLSAVRKAEVLPYLRPDGKAQVTVRYEVDEHGCQRPVEIERVLVSTQHRDGLDAETLIKPDLIDHVLRPILPHDLYDEKRFYDRDFVYVNPTGKFVIGGPMGDTGLTGRKIIVDTYGGAAPHGGGAFSGKDPTKVDRSAAYAARYVAKNVVAAGLADRCQIQVAYAIGVAHPLSVLVDCFGTEHVALATIEKLIGEHFDLRPGAIIRDLDLRRPIYMKTAAYGHFGREEHDFTWELTDKADILRAAAGLGAPVQVS
- a CDS encoding ATP-binding protein, which codes for MTRPHVAAESWPEALGPRTVDEIGDALLQVGLRPRRLLLRQPTGGDARVAGLDAGAEAEDVRFDLVAADAIERTRRNFPGVSFDVRLEESVVRQVADAHGGTVRAEVAGVGGTQMRLTLPAGTPAPEVTEPPLATA
- a CDS encoding metal-dependent transcriptional regulator, which codes for MAHGQGHSIDEYLETIYFLAFPIGEYRPATGSSAIASRVAEMLGVSRASAGEMLKRLEAEGLVERGEQKEAILTPAGIERAERVVRKHRLIERFLTDFMGYTPYESHEKADEMGDTFSDEMIERINERLGFPDRCPHGWPVETDVEQAENAGLVSLAELEPGREAEIVRLAEHDGDLLHWFYDEGFVPGSTVEVREAQPAAGQFKIVLAGDERGIAQKAAQGMYVRPAA
- the der gene encoding ribosome biogenesis GTPase Der, yielding MSRRDAEPEESRAIAGTVAIVGFPNVGKSTLINRLTQSRAAVVHETPGVTRDRKELLCEWTGTWFRLVDTGGVDAADGGPFGSKIAEQARAAIEEADLVLFVVDARAGITPGDEELAAILRAAKRPTIVLANKIDDPRRDTDAAVFHRLGLGEPWPLSGLHGHGSGDLLDEIVARLPGTGEVAIGQEAIRVAILGRPNVGKSSLLNRLVGRERVIVSDVPGTTRDAIDTVLKRGDTTFVLVDTAGLRRKRKQRQGIEYYSELRALEAAGRADVALVLFDSSEGIVEQDLAVADVARKAGCSTLALLSKWDVSELDIVEAEGHLARRLRQRPPVIAVSAKTGRGVNRVLDKVEELFAKHSGRITTGELNRALGELREARPGPQGERGRRLKLMYGTQVSTRPPRIRIFVNDPGLVTRDYGYWVENELRKCFSLEGVPVSIDFVKSE
- the aroA gene encoding 3-phosphoshikimate 1-carboxyvinyltransferase, whose product is MHRIVGHMAVPGDKSISHRAVLLGALCDGETRVTGFGRSADTEATIEAVRALGITVYEYDDETLHVFGKGLRGLGAPAKPIDCRNAGTLVRLLAGMLAGQEGQRFTLTGDASLSARPMGRVTEPLRLMGAAVESEDGHLPLVIEGRPLHAVTYELPVASAQVKSAILLAGLSADGETTVVEPVPTRDHTELMLAAAGATIVRRQTSVSVRPAARLALGEIEIPGDFSSAAPFIVAATLVPGSELHIHGVNLNPRRTGLLGILARMGANVTVYNRRQIAGEPAGDLEVRSADLVATAVTGAEVPSAIDELPLFVLAASCAHGDSVLRGAGELRAKESDRIEATADALRALGQHVRAVDDGFRIRGVPARPHGGRIASRGDHRIAMLGAIAALASRRGVEIEDAECVAVSFPGFFELLDSLRREAAE
- a CDS encoding NAD(P)H-dependent glycerol-3-phosphate dehydrogenase; amino-acid sequence: MRAVVVGGGSWGTAFAALLRERGHEVTLACRDAAQAAAIAESGRNPRYLRGVDLSGIRAATIESAPIAEASLVVVAVPSAAFASVVAGLPGTAPLLSLTKGLDPATGVRLSTLVRGRPAAVLSGPNIADEIGRGLPAAAVVACDDAALALELQRAITSPGFRVYVNDDVVGVELCAAAKNVIALAAGAADGLGLGDNAKAALVTRGLAEMGRLAEVAGGRPETFAGLAGMGDLVVTCWSASGRNRRAGELIAQGTAPAQAAAQIGTVVEGLTTAPLLRDLAHRLEVEMPITEGVCAVLGGLPLTDLVASLMRREPTAE
- the cmk gene encoding (d)CMP kinase, translating into MIVAIDGPAGAGKSSVARALARRLGFRYLDTGAMYRALTWLALQTGTALDDATALARLARERPVEFGAGDAVAIAGRDVTAEIRQAEIDAAVPVVARHPEVREVMRERQRALGEQGDSVIEGRDIGVVVVPHADLKVWLVADPRVRALRRHAERDGLTVATLADELRRRDERDAANTHRAEDAVEVDTTDLSLDEVVARIEGLVRERVG
- a CDS encoding putative Ig domain-containing protein, whose product is MTVIGDSVATGVLWNEKALAILGQGVDLQMQVAVCRRLTGESCPYEGSQASTVVDLVASLGPRVGPTVIMVVGYNDFQRTFASSVEASVRGLLGAGVERILWATLRAARRPYLTMNADLWAAAAAHPELTIVDWNEYARAYPGWFQNDGLHLTRAGGVALATLLRAALVPQEDPPSIVLPASGLSVARLGRKYETRLSADGGAPPYRWAVVSGTLPTGLRLRPDGRIAGTPRRAGSVTVVLRARDANGATAIRRAALVVAR
- a CDS encoding lysophospholipid acyltransferase family protein, yielding MTAADKVWAIGRPTIGGAVRVGARLKVYGKERVPLEGGLVIACNHFHWIDPAALGAACPRTIYYMAKIEAHRAPGLGTMIRAFGCFPVRRGESDREAVRTMRQVVRDGLALGLFAEGTRQRSGVPGELQPGAAMVALQEDVPVIPVAVHGSQTWRPGNFHPVSIAWGEAFSFEGLPRGGKGYKEASALLQAKIRALFDFLVEMHALGRPDGVPPR